The Pseudochaenichthys georgianus chromosome 8, fPseGeo1.2, whole genome shotgun sequence genome has a segment encoding these proteins:
- the srrm2 gene encoding serine/arginine repetitive matrix protein 2 isoform X3: protein MYNGIGLTTPRGSGTNGYVQRNLSSLRAKRPRDERGGERDEKDRERLESQLNRQPNADILEHQRKRQLEVKCAELQDMMEEQGYSAEEIEEKVNTFRMMLQEKEEPAPATTDRPSATETHALAAANQQKNDRLRAAFGISSDYVDGSSFHADRKEKEKEKREQERLEREKLQQQKYTLVEDSDDSDSLPKKRSRKKKKKNKARDGSESPSPSPRREKKKSKKKKKKRDASEDVEEVDSSSDEKQESNKKKKESLSPPKAKDVRGRSVSSGSAHSESPAPLRSRQQDQNARKADEGRKGRSPDRRQRGYEEKGQLLQGGEKRPNLEREKEKPMETENSSKKRHDSSSPSPQTEKGREREKGRRSRSREIEKRSMENEREKGRRSKSRDMEKRGRSRSIEKERERGKSPRTKEMERVRRSRSRENVRARGRRSRSREVEKGRRSRSKEKRDKGKENVPQKARHDSSSSRSPSPPPKQETRREKSRDTEREKDRNKPDKKTRHESSSPSPSPLEKARRERSGEHRAERDLHSRDNRRDMGRRQERGASPFQQRNDRRRDGGNRDSPAARSPDERRREQGDRVREQERGRGGSKREEAIRPAEKGRSQRPEMKTRSPPRKEKQAEKKRATSSSSSSGSSSSGSDSDSSSSSSSSSSSSSGSSSEDETQVKKASSSGKGKSSPSKDAPAAVERHLANGRKESPVSADGRAQKEREGGGDKRERERAPHRAPAESQPPQKKGQERYSPTQMDSPSPPPSPPPNRADASRGRYSPFEAEKTRVVARVGDRERGKEREVTRRPARSSPAARRSRSPPQKTTTASPPRRTPPRQYQEPPPRSRRASPPPTWSDRDRERPRERDRDRERERDRERERERVVRRSRTRSPRRRSRSRSQRRRSPPNRSRRSPSPQRRRRSSRSLSRERAREREQQRLRQRELEQERERVKQPPKEVPPPRRASSSSSSSSSSSSSSSSSSSPQRQGKDTKALTEDEKKRRSSSSQGPSRDSSHAQASGQRGPPSDSRRSDGPSRGSPAANQSETKQPSEGPIRTRSPGAAPTSSDRTVRSESALNGKEVNKKANQSSSSSSSSSSSSSSSSSSSSSSSDSSDSEGEQEKKGKPEKAPSSSSSSSSENEKETKKKSPAMPPRVPADSLRDSRSLSYSPPRHMKAAQPSPSRRSGSRQSPSRSSSSRRRK, encoded by the exons ATGTACAATGGGATTGGACTGACAACTCCGCGGGGCAGCGGCACCAATGGCTATGTGCAGCGCAACCTGTCCAGCCTGCGGGCCAAGCGGCCGCGGGATGAGCGTGGCGGCGAGCGGGACGAGAAGGACCGCGAGAGGCTGGAGAGTCAGCTCAACAGGCAGCCCAATGCAGACATCCTGGAGCACCAGAGGAAGAGGCAGCTGGAGGTCAAGTGTGCAGAGCTGCAGGACATGATGGAGGAGCAAGG GTATTCAGCTGAGGAAATCGAGGAGAAGGTGAATACTTTCCGGATGATGCTCCAGGAGAAGGAGGAGCCGGCTCCCGCCACCACTGACAGACCATC GGCGACAGAGACTCATGCTCTGGCTGCTGCAAACCAGCAGAAGAATGACCGTCTTCGCGCCGCCTTTGGAATCTCCAGCGACTATGTGGATGGATCCTCCTTCCATGCCGACCgcaaggagaaggagaaggagaagagaGAGCAGGAACGCCTGGAGAGGgagaagctgcagcagcagaagTACAC GTTGGTGGAAGATTCAGACGACTCAGATTCTCTTCCCAAGAAGCGCAGtcggaagaagaaaaagaaaaacaaggcCAGAGACGG CTCAGAGAGTCCCTCCCCATCTCCtcgacgagagaagaagaaatccaaaaagaagaaaaagaaacg tgatgcgTCGGAAGACGTGGAAGAAGTAGACAG ttcctcagatgagaaacaggagtcaaataaaaaaaagaaggaaagTTTGAGTCCTCCGAAAGCGAAGGACGTGCGGGGTAGGAGCGTCTCCTCCGGCTCTGCTCACAG CGAGTCTCCAGCTCCATTGAGATCACGTCAACAGGACCAAAATGCGAGAAAAGCCGACGAAGGAAGAAAGGGGAGATCGCCTGACAGAAGGCAAAGAGGCTACGAGGAAAAAGGCCAACTTCTTCAGGGAGGAGAG AAGAGGCCCAATcttgagagagaaaaagagaagcCGATGGAGACTGAGAACTCCTCCAAGAAGAGACATGACTCCTCATCCCCTTCACCACAGACAGAAAAAGGCAGGGAGCGGGAGAAAGGGAGGCGTTCCCGGAGTAGAGAGATTGAGAAAAGAAGCATGGAAAAcgagagggagaaagggaggcgTTCAAAAAGCAGAGACATGGAGAAAAGGGGGCGTTCAAGGAGCATAGAAAAGGAAAGGGAGAGAGGGAAGAGCCCCAGAACCAAAGAGATGGAAAGAGTGAGGCGTTCAAGGAGTAGAGAAAATGTAAGGGCGAGAGGGAGGCGCTCCAGAAGCAGGGAGGTGGAGAAAGGGAGGCGTTCAAGGAGCAAAGAAAAGAGGGACAAGGGAAAGGAAAACGTTCCTCAGAAGGCCAGACACGACTCGTCCTCTTCTCGTTCTCCTTCTCCTCCACCGAAACAGGAGACGAGGAGGGAAAAGAGCAGAGACACTGAGCGGGAAAAAGACAGGAAtaaaccggacaaaaagacgagaCACGAGTCCTCCTCCCCATCGCCTTCTCCCCTTGAGAAGGCTAGGAGGGAGAGGAGCGGAGAGCACAGGGCTGAGAGGGATCTGCACTCCAGGGACAACAGGAGAGACATGGGGAGGAGACAGGAGAGGGGGGCGTCTCCTTTCCAACAGAGAAACGACCGGAGAAGAGATGGAGGAAACCGAGATTCACCCGCAGCTCGGTCACCT gacgagaggaggagagaacAGGGTGACAGGGTGAGGGAGCAAGAAAGAGGGCGAGGTGGCAGCAAAAGAGAGGAGGCCATACGACCTGCAGAGAAAGGCAGGAGCCAAAGACCAGAGATGAAAACAAGAAGTCCCCCGAGGAAGGAGAAACAGGCGGAGAAGAAAAGAGctaccagcagcagcagtagtagcggCAGTAGCAGCAGCGGTAGTGACAGCGAcagctcctcgtcctcctcttcctcatcttcttcctcttcaGGTTCATCCTCTGAGGATGAGACCCAGGTGAAGAAGGCTTCCTCATCAGGGAAGGGGAAAAGTAGTCCATCTAAAGATGCACCGGCTGCTGTGGAGAGGCACTTGGCCAATGGTAGGAAGGAGAGCCCGGTGTCTGCTGATGGGCGTGCCCAGAAggagagggagggtgggggAGACAAACgtgagagggagagagctcCCCACAGAGCTCCTGCAGAGAGTCAGCCGCCCCAGAAGAAAGGTCAGGAGCGCTACAGCCCCACGCAGATGGACagcccctctcctcctccctccccgCCCCCCAACAGAGCAGACGCCAGCAGAGGCAGGTACTCCCCCTTTGAGGCAGAGAAAACTAGGGTGGTGGCGAGAGTCGGGGATAGGGAGAGAGGGAAGGAGAGGGAGGTAACCAGGAGGCCTGCAAGGTCCAGCCCCGCGGCCAGGAGGTCACGCTCCCCGCCACAGAAAACCACTACCGCCTCCCCACCACGCCGCACTCCACCAAGGCAGTACCAGGAACCCCCGCCCCGATCCAGGAGAGCTTCTCCCCCCCCGACCTGGTCTGACCGGGACAGAGAGAGGccgagggagagagacagagaccgggagagagaaagggatagggagagagaaagagagcggGTTGTGAGGAGGAGCCGGACCAGAAGCCCAAGAAGGCGCTCCAGGTCTAGAAGTCAGAGGAGGCGCAGCCCCCCCAACAG GTCCCGCCGCTCCCCCTCCCCACAGCGGCGAAGGAGGAGCAGTCGCTCCCTCTCCCGAGAGAGAGCCAGAGAGAGGGAGCAGCAGAGGCTCAGGCAGAGGGAGCTGGaacaagagagagaaagggtGAAGCAGCCCCCAAAGGAGGTTCCCCCGCCCCGcagggcgtcctcctcttcatcttcctccagctcctcctcctcctcgtcttcgTCCTCGTCTTCACCACAGCGACAGGGGAAAGACACCAAGGCACTAACAGAGGACGAGAAGAAGAGACGCTCCTCTTCCTCACAAGGCCCCTCCAGAGACTCATCCCACGCCCAGGCCTCAGGTCAGAGAGGCCCACCGTCAGACTCCAGGCGCTCTGACGGTCCCTCCAGAGGGTCTCCGGCCGCCAACCAATCAGAGACCAAACAGCCTTCTGAGGGTCCTATCAGGACGCGGTCGCCGGGGGCGGCCCCTACATCGTCAGACCGCACAGTCCGCAGTGAGAGCGCTTTGAATGGGAAGGAGGTAAACAAGAAGGCCAAccaaagcagcagcagctccagctcttcttcctcctcatcttcctcttcttcctcctcttcatcatcctctTCAGACAGCTCTGACTCTGAAGGGGAGCAGGAAAAAAAAGG GAAGCCAGAAAAAGCTCCGAGCTCTTCTTCCTCATCTTCATCGGAGAATGAAAAGGAAACCAAGAAAAAGAG CCCTGCGATGCCTCCGAGGGTCCCGGCTGATTCCCTGAGAGACTCCCGCTCCCTCAGTTATTCTCCTCCGAGGCACATGAAAGCAGCGCAGCCCTCGCCCAGCCGCAG GAGCGGCAGCAGGCAATCTCCAAGCCGCTCTTCAAGCAGCAGACGAAGGAAATGA
- the srrm2 gene encoding serine/arginine repetitive matrix protein 2 isoform X2: MYNGIGLTTPRGSGTNGYVQRNLSSLRAKRPRDERGGERDEKDRERLESQLNRQPNADILEHQRKRQLEVKCAELQDMMEEQGYSAEEIEEKVNTFRMMLQEKEEPAPATTDRPSATETHALAAANQQKNDRLRAAFGISSDYVDGSSFHADRKEKEKEKREQERLEREKLQQQKYTLVEDSDDSDSLPKKRSRKKKKKNKARDGSESPSPSPRREKKKSKKKKKKRDASEDVEEVDSSSDEKQESNKKKKESLSPPKAKDVRGRSVSSGSAHSESPAPLRSRQQDQNARKADEGRKGRSPDRRQRGYEEKGQLLQGGERPNLEREKEKPMETENSSKKRHDSSSPSPQTEKGREREKGRRSRSREIEKRSMENEREKGRRSKSRDMEKRGRSRSIEKERERGKSPRTKEMERVRRSRSRENVRARGRRSRSREVEKGRRSRSKEKRDKGKENVPQKARHDSSSSRSPSPPPKQETRREKSRDTEREKDRNKPDKKTRHESSSPSPSPLEKARRERSGEHRAERDLHSRDNRRDMGRRQERGASPFQQRNDRRRDGGNRDSPAARSPVTNGRQREREDERRREQGDRVREQERGRGGSKREEAIRPAEKGRSQRPEMKTRSPPRKEKQAEKKRATSSSSSSGSSSSGSDSDSSSSSSSSSSSSSGSSSEDETQVKKASSSGKGKSSPSKDAPAAVERHLANGRKESPVSADGRAQKEREGGGDKRERERAPHRAPAESQPPQKKGQERYSPTQMDSPSPPPSPPPNRADASRGRYSPFEAEKTRVVARVGDRERGKEREVTRRPARSSPAARRSRSPPQKTTTASPPRRTPPRQYQEPPPRSRRASPPPTWSDRDRERPRERDRDRERERDRERERERVVRRSRTRSPRRRSRSRSQRRRSPPNRSRRSPSPQRRRRSSRSLSRERAREREQQRLRQRELEQERERVKQPPKEVPPPRRASSSSSSSSSSSSSSSSSSSPQRQGKDTKALTEDEKKRRSSSSQGPSRDSSHAQASGQRGPPSDSRRSDGPSRGSPAANQSETKQPSEGPIRTRSPGAAPTSSDRTVRSESALNGKEVNKKANQSSSSSSSSSSSSSSSSSSSSSSSDSSDSEGEQEKKGKPEKAPSSSSSSSSENEKETKKKSPAMPPRVPADSLRDSRSLSYSPPRHMKAAQPSPSRRSGSRQSPSRSSSSRRRK; encoded by the exons ATGTACAATGGGATTGGACTGACAACTCCGCGGGGCAGCGGCACCAATGGCTATGTGCAGCGCAACCTGTCCAGCCTGCGGGCCAAGCGGCCGCGGGATGAGCGTGGCGGCGAGCGGGACGAGAAGGACCGCGAGAGGCTGGAGAGTCAGCTCAACAGGCAGCCCAATGCAGACATCCTGGAGCACCAGAGGAAGAGGCAGCTGGAGGTCAAGTGTGCAGAGCTGCAGGACATGATGGAGGAGCAAGG GTATTCAGCTGAGGAAATCGAGGAGAAGGTGAATACTTTCCGGATGATGCTCCAGGAGAAGGAGGAGCCGGCTCCCGCCACCACTGACAGACCATC GGCGACAGAGACTCATGCTCTGGCTGCTGCAAACCAGCAGAAGAATGACCGTCTTCGCGCCGCCTTTGGAATCTCCAGCGACTATGTGGATGGATCCTCCTTCCATGCCGACCgcaaggagaaggagaaggagaagagaGAGCAGGAACGCCTGGAGAGGgagaagctgcagcagcagaagTACAC GTTGGTGGAAGATTCAGACGACTCAGATTCTCTTCCCAAGAAGCGCAGtcggaagaagaaaaagaaaaacaaggcCAGAGACGG CTCAGAGAGTCCCTCCCCATCTCCtcgacgagagaagaagaaatccaaaaagaagaaaaagaaacg tgatgcgTCGGAAGACGTGGAAGAAGTAGACAG ttcctcagatgagaaacaggagtcaaataaaaaaaagaaggaaagTTTGAGTCCTCCGAAAGCGAAGGACGTGCGGGGTAGGAGCGTCTCCTCCGGCTCTGCTCACAG CGAGTCTCCAGCTCCATTGAGATCACGTCAACAGGACCAAAATGCGAGAAAAGCCGACGAAGGAAGAAAGGGGAGATCGCCTGACAGAAGGCAAAGAGGCTACGAGGAAAAAGGCCAACTTCTTCAGGGAGGAGAG AGGCCCAATcttgagagagaaaaagagaagcCGATGGAGACTGAGAACTCCTCCAAGAAGAGACATGACTCCTCATCCCCTTCACCACAGACAGAAAAAGGCAGGGAGCGGGAGAAAGGGAGGCGTTCCCGGAGTAGAGAGATTGAGAAAAGAAGCATGGAAAAcgagagggagaaagggaggcgTTCAAAAAGCAGAGACATGGAGAAAAGGGGGCGTTCAAGGAGCATAGAAAAGGAAAGGGAGAGAGGGAAGAGCCCCAGAACCAAAGAGATGGAAAGAGTGAGGCGTTCAAGGAGTAGAGAAAATGTAAGGGCGAGAGGGAGGCGCTCCAGAAGCAGGGAGGTGGAGAAAGGGAGGCGTTCAAGGAGCAAAGAAAAGAGGGACAAGGGAAAGGAAAACGTTCCTCAGAAGGCCAGACACGACTCGTCCTCTTCTCGTTCTCCTTCTCCTCCACCGAAACAGGAGACGAGGAGGGAAAAGAGCAGAGACACTGAGCGGGAAAAAGACAGGAAtaaaccggacaaaaagacgagaCACGAGTCCTCCTCCCCATCGCCTTCTCCCCTTGAGAAGGCTAGGAGGGAGAGGAGCGGAGAGCACAGGGCTGAGAGGGATCTGCACTCCAGGGACAACAGGAGAGACATGGGGAGGAGACAGGAGAGGGGGGCGTCTCCTTTCCAACAGAGAAACGACCGGAGAAGAGATGGAGGAAACCGAGATTCACCCGCAGCTCGGTCACCTGTCACCAACGGGCGTCAACGAGAAAGGGAGgacgagaggaggagagaacAGGGTGACAGGGTGAGGGAGCAAGAAAGAGGGCGAGGTGGCAGCAAAAGAGAGGAGGCCATACGACCTGCAGAGAAAGGCAGGAGCCAAAGACCAGAGATGAAAACAAGAAGTCCCCCGAGGAAGGAGAAACAGGCGGAGAAGAAAAGAGctaccagcagcagcagtagtagcggCAGTAGCAGCAGCGGTAGTGACAGCGAcagctcctcgtcctcctcttcctcatcttcttcctcttcaGGTTCATCCTCTGAGGATGAGACCCAGGTGAAGAAGGCTTCCTCATCAGGGAAGGGGAAAAGTAGTCCATCTAAAGATGCACCGGCTGCTGTGGAGAGGCACTTGGCCAATGGTAGGAAGGAGAGCCCGGTGTCTGCTGATGGGCGTGCCCAGAAggagagggagggtgggggAGACAAACgtgagagggagagagctcCCCACAGAGCTCCTGCAGAGAGTCAGCCGCCCCAGAAGAAAGGTCAGGAGCGCTACAGCCCCACGCAGATGGACagcccctctcctcctccctccccgCCCCCCAACAGAGCAGACGCCAGCAGAGGCAGGTACTCCCCCTTTGAGGCAGAGAAAACTAGGGTGGTGGCGAGAGTCGGGGATAGGGAGAGAGGGAAGGAGAGGGAGGTAACCAGGAGGCCTGCAAGGTCCAGCCCCGCGGCCAGGAGGTCACGCTCCCCGCCACAGAAAACCACTACCGCCTCCCCACCACGCCGCACTCCACCAAGGCAGTACCAGGAACCCCCGCCCCGATCCAGGAGAGCTTCTCCCCCCCCGACCTGGTCTGACCGGGACAGAGAGAGGccgagggagagagacagagaccgggagagagaaagggatagggagagagaaagagagcggGTTGTGAGGAGGAGCCGGACCAGAAGCCCAAGAAGGCGCTCCAGGTCTAGAAGTCAGAGGAGGCGCAGCCCCCCCAACAG GTCCCGCCGCTCCCCCTCCCCACAGCGGCGAAGGAGGAGCAGTCGCTCCCTCTCCCGAGAGAGAGCCAGAGAGAGGGAGCAGCAGAGGCTCAGGCAGAGGGAGCTGGaacaagagagagaaagggtGAAGCAGCCCCCAAAGGAGGTTCCCCCGCCCCGcagggcgtcctcctcttcatcttcctccagctcctcctcctcctcgtcttcgTCCTCGTCTTCACCACAGCGACAGGGGAAAGACACCAAGGCACTAACAGAGGACGAGAAGAAGAGACGCTCCTCTTCCTCACAAGGCCCCTCCAGAGACTCATCCCACGCCCAGGCCTCAGGTCAGAGAGGCCCACCGTCAGACTCCAGGCGCTCTGACGGTCCCTCCAGAGGGTCTCCGGCCGCCAACCAATCAGAGACCAAACAGCCTTCTGAGGGTCCTATCAGGACGCGGTCGCCGGGGGCGGCCCCTACATCGTCAGACCGCACAGTCCGCAGTGAGAGCGCTTTGAATGGGAAGGAGGTAAACAAGAAGGCCAAccaaagcagcagcagctccagctcttcttcctcctcatcttcctcttcttcctcctcttcatcatcctctTCAGACAGCTCTGACTCTGAAGGGGAGCAGGAAAAAAAAGG GAAGCCAGAAAAAGCTCCGAGCTCTTCTTCCTCATCTTCATCGGAGAATGAAAAGGAAACCAAGAAAAAGAG CCCTGCGATGCCTCCGAGGGTCCCGGCTGATTCCCTGAGAGACTCCCGCTCCCTCAGTTATTCTCCTCCGAGGCACATGAAAGCAGCGCAGCCCTCGCCCAGCCGCAG GAGCGGCAGCAGGCAATCTCCAAGCCGCTCTTCAAGCAGCAGACGAAGGAAATGA
- the srrm2 gene encoding serine/arginine repetitive matrix protein 2 isoform X1 produces the protein MYNGIGLTTPRGSGTNGYVQRNLSSLRAKRPRDERGGERDEKDRERLESQLNRQPNADILEHQRKRQLEVKCAELQDMMEEQGYSAEEIEEKVNTFRMMLQEKEEPAPATTDRPSATETHALAAANQQKNDRLRAAFGISSDYVDGSSFHADRKEKEKEKREQERLEREKLQQQKYTLVEDSDDSDSLPKKRSRKKKKKNKARDGSESPSPSPRREKKKSKKKKKKRDASEDVEEVDSSSDEKQESNKKKKESLSPPKAKDVRGRSVSSGSAHSESPAPLRSRQQDQNARKADEGRKGRSPDRRQRGYEEKGQLLQGGEKRPNLEREKEKPMETENSSKKRHDSSSPSPQTEKGREREKGRRSRSREIEKRSMENEREKGRRSKSRDMEKRGRSRSIEKERERGKSPRTKEMERVRRSRSRENVRARGRRSRSREVEKGRRSRSKEKRDKGKENVPQKARHDSSSSRSPSPPPKQETRREKSRDTEREKDRNKPDKKTRHESSSPSPSPLEKARRERSGEHRAERDLHSRDNRRDMGRRQERGASPFQQRNDRRRDGGNRDSPAARSPVTNGRQREREDERRREQGDRVREQERGRGGSKREEAIRPAEKGRSQRPEMKTRSPPRKEKQAEKKRATSSSSSSGSSSSGSDSDSSSSSSSSSSSSSGSSSEDETQVKKASSSGKGKSSPSKDAPAAVERHLANGRKESPVSADGRAQKEREGGGDKRERERAPHRAPAESQPPQKKGQERYSPTQMDSPSPPPSPPPNRADASRGRYSPFEAEKTRVVARVGDRERGKEREVTRRPARSSPAARRSRSPPQKTTTASPPRRTPPRQYQEPPPRSRRASPPPTWSDRDRERPRERDRDRERERDRERERERVVRRSRTRSPRRRSRSRSQRRRSPPNRSRRSPSPQRRRRSSRSLSRERAREREQQRLRQRELEQERERVKQPPKEVPPPRRASSSSSSSSSSSSSSSSSSSPQRQGKDTKALTEDEKKRRSSSSQGPSRDSSHAQASGQRGPPSDSRRSDGPSRGSPAANQSETKQPSEGPIRTRSPGAAPTSSDRTVRSESALNGKEVNKKANQSSSSSSSSSSSSSSSSSSSSSSSDSSDSEGEQEKKGKPEKAPSSSSSSSSENEKETKKKSPAMPPRVPADSLRDSRSLSYSPPRHMKAAQPSPSRRSGSRQSPSRSSSSRRRK, from the exons ATGTACAATGGGATTGGACTGACAACTCCGCGGGGCAGCGGCACCAATGGCTATGTGCAGCGCAACCTGTCCAGCCTGCGGGCCAAGCGGCCGCGGGATGAGCGTGGCGGCGAGCGGGACGAGAAGGACCGCGAGAGGCTGGAGAGTCAGCTCAACAGGCAGCCCAATGCAGACATCCTGGAGCACCAGAGGAAGAGGCAGCTGGAGGTCAAGTGTGCAGAGCTGCAGGACATGATGGAGGAGCAAGG GTATTCAGCTGAGGAAATCGAGGAGAAGGTGAATACTTTCCGGATGATGCTCCAGGAGAAGGAGGAGCCGGCTCCCGCCACCACTGACAGACCATC GGCGACAGAGACTCATGCTCTGGCTGCTGCAAACCAGCAGAAGAATGACCGTCTTCGCGCCGCCTTTGGAATCTCCAGCGACTATGTGGATGGATCCTCCTTCCATGCCGACCgcaaggagaaggagaaggagaagagaGAGCAGGAACGCCTGGAGAGGgagaagctgcagcagcagaagTACAC GTTGGTGGAAGATTCAGACGACTCAGATTCTCTTCCCAAGAAGCGCAGtcggaagaagaaaaagaaaaacaaggcCAGAGACGG CTCAGAGAGTCCCTCCCCATCTCCtcgacgagagaagaagaaatccaaaaagaagaaaaagaaacg tgatgcgTCGGAAGACGTGGAAGAAGTAGACAG ttcctcagatgagaaacaggagtcaaataaaaaaaagaaggaaagTTTGAGTCCTCCGAAAGCGAAGGACGTGCGGGGTAGGAGCGTCTCCTCCGGCTCTGCTCACAG CGAGTCTCCAGCTCCATTGAGATCACGTCAACAGGACCAAAATGCGAGAAAAGCCGACGAAGGAAGAAAGGGGAGATCGCCTGACAGAAGGCAAAGAGGCTACGAGGAAAAAGGCCAACTTCTTCAGGGAGGAGAG AAGAGGCCCAATcttgagagagaaaaagagaagcCGATGGAGACTGAGAACTCCTCCAAGAAGAGACATGACTCCTCATCCCCTTCACCACAGACAGAAAAAGGCAGGGAGCGGGAGAAAGGGAGGCGTTCCCGGAGTAGAGAGATTGAGAAAAGAAGCATGGAAAAcgagagggagaaagggaggcgTTCAAAAAGCAGAGACATGGAGAAAAGGGGGCGTTCAAGGAGCATAGAAAAGGAAAGGGAGAGAGGGAAGAGCCCCAGAACCAAAGAGATGGAAAGAGTGAGGCGTTCAAGGAGTAGAGAAAATGTAAGGGCGAGAGGGAGGCGCTCCAGAAGCAGGGAGGTGGAGAAAGGGAGGCGTTCAAGGAGCAAAGAAAAGAGGGACAAGGGAAAGGAAAACGTTCCTCAGAAGGCCAGACACGACTCGTCCTCTTCTCGTTCTCCTTCTCCTCCACCGAAACAGGAGACGAGGAGGGAAAAGAGCAGAGACACTGAGCGGGAAAAAGACAGGAAtaaaccggacaaaaagacgagaCACGAGTCCTCCTCCCCATCGCCTTCTCCCCTTGAGAAGGCTAGGAGGGAGAGGAGCGGAGAGCACAGGGCTGAGAGGGATCTGCACTCCAGGGACAACAGGAGAGACATGGGGAGGAGACAGGAGAGGGGGGCGTCTCCTTTCCAACAGAGAAACGACCGGAGAAGAGATGGAGGAAACCGAGATTCACCCGCAGCTCGGTCACCTGTCACCAACGGGCGTCAACGAGAAAGGGAGgacgagaggaggagagaacAGGGTGACAGGGTGAGGGAGCAAGAAAGAGGGCGAGGTGGCAGCAAAAGAGAGGAGGCCATACGACCTGCAGAGAAAGGCAGGAGCCAAAGACCAGAGATGAAAACAAGAAGTCCCCCGAGGAAGGAGAAACAGGCGGAGAAGAAAAGAGctaccagcagcagcagtagtagcggCAGTAGCAGCAGCGGTAGTGACAGCGAcagctcctcgtcctcctcttcctcatcttcttcctcttcaGGTTCATCCTCTGAGGATGAGACCCAGGTGAAGAAGGCTTCCTCATCAGGGAAGGGGAAAAGTAGTCCATCTAAAGATGCACCGGCTGCTGTGGAGAGGCACTTGGCCAATGGTAGGAAGGAGAGCCCGGTGTCTGCTGATGGGCGTGCCCAGAAggagagggagggtgggggAGACAAACgtgagagggagagagctcCCCACAGAGCTCCTGCAGAGAGTCAGCCGCCCCAGAAGAAAGGTCAGGAGCGCTACAGCCCCACGCAGATGGACagcccctctcctcctccctccccgCCCCCCAACAGAGCAGACGCCAGCAGAGGCAGGTACTCCCCCTTTGAGGCAGAGAAAACTAGGGTGGTGGCGAGAGTCGGGGATAGGGAGAGAGGGAAGGAGAGGGAGGTAACCAGGAGGCCTGCAAGGTCCAGCCCCGCGGCCAGGAGGTCACGCTCCCCGCCACAGAAAACCACTACCGCCTCCCCACCACGCCGCACTCCACCAAGGCAGTACCAGGAACCCCCGCCCCGATCCAGGAGAGCTTCTCCCCCCCCGACCTGGTCTGACCGGGACAGAGAGAGGccgagggagagagacagagaccgggagagagaaagggatagggagagagaaagagagcggGTTGTGAGGAGGAGCCGGACCAGAAGCCCAAGAAGGCGCTCCAGGTCTAGAAGTCAGAGGAGGCGCAGCCCCCCCAACAG GTCCCGCCGCTCCCCCTCCCCACAGCGGCGAAGGAGGAGCAGTCGCTCCCTCTCCCGAGAGAGAGCCAGAGAGAGGGAGCAGCAGAGGCTCAGGCAGAGGGAGCTGGaacaagagagagaaagggtGAAGCAGCCCCCAAAGGAGGTTCCCCCGCCCCGcagggcgtcctcctcttcatcttcctccagctcctcctcctcctcgtcttcgTCCTCGTCTTCACCACAGCGACAGGGGAAAGACACCAAGGCACTAACAGAGGACGAGAAGAAGAGACGCTCCTCTTCCTCACAAGGCCCCTCCAGAGACTCATCCCACGCCCAGGCCTCAGGTCAGAGAGGCCCACCGTCAGACTCCAGGCGCTCTGACGGTCCCTCCAGAGGGTCTCCGGCCGCCAACCAATCAGAGACCAAACAGCCTTCTGAGGGTCCTATCAGGACGCGGTCGCCGGGGGCGGCCCCTACATCGTCAGACCGCACAGTCCGCAGTGAGAGCGCTTTGAATGGGAAGGAGGTAAACAAGAAGGCCAAccaaagcagcagcagctccagctcttcttcctcctcatcttcctcttcttcctcctcttcatcatcctctTCAGACAGCTCTGACTCTGAAGGGGAGCAGGAAAAAAAAGG GAAGCCAGAAAAAGCTCCGAGCTCTTCTTCCTCATCTTCATCGGAGAATGAAAAGGAAACCAAGAAAAAGAG CCCTGCGATGCCTCCGAGGGTCCCGGCTGATTCCCTGAGAGACTCCCGCTCCCTCAGTTATTCTCCTCCGAGGCACATGAAAGCAGCGCAGCCCTCGCCCAGCCGCAG GAGCGGCAGCAGGCAATCTCCAAGCCGCTCTTCAAGCAGCAGACGAAGGAAATGA